A stretch of the Amycolatopsis sp. BJA-103 genome encodes the following:
- a CDS encoding S1 family peptidase produces MVAAAAVIGFLAPSTATATTIEGYSPTVQSEAVTSLASDAGVSQAAATNFLRAQTAAAETVQKVTASLGSRAADGYLDDSARPVVNVLDQAAADQVTATGAQARVVKHSSAALSSAQNALQALPTVTHTSIGLDPKTNQVVLTVSDAAKGSEALVKAAEALGDRVRVERTTGEMHTAIYNGEAITGGGTRCSVGFNTNKGGQNYILDAGHCTRAVSQWNVGPSQGASFPTNDYGLIRNTSGSGPGAVTLWNGSTQKISSAGSATVGQRISKSGSTTRLTSGSVQRLNVTVNYAEGSVYQLIQTNALVNPGDSGGCLFSGSIGLGITSGKGGGSSYFQPIGEALSAYSVTLNP; encoded by the coding sequence ATGGTGGCCGCAGCCGCGGTCATCGGCTTCCTGGCGCCATCAACGGCCACCGCCACCACCATCGAGGGCTACTCCCCCACCGTGCAGAGTGAAGCGGTGACGTCCCTCGCTTCGGACGCCGGGGTCAGCCAGGCCGCCGCCACGAACTTCCTGCGGGCGCAGACAGCAGCTGCCGAAACGGTGCAGAAGGTCACCGCCTCCCTCGGTTCCCGTGCCGCCGACGGCTACCTCGACGACTCCGCCCGGCCCGTGGTGAACGTGCTCGACCAGGCCGCCGCGGACCAGGTGACCGCGACCGGCGCGCAGGCCCGCGTGGTCAAGCACTCCAGCGCGGCGCTTTCGAGCGCGCAGAACGCCCTGCAGGCGCTGCCCACGGTCACGCACACGTCGATCGGCCTCGACCCGAAGACCAACCAGGTAGTACTGACCGTGTCCGACGCCGCCAAGGGCTCCGAGGCCCTCGTGAAGGCCGCCGAAGCGCTCGGCGACCGGGTCCGCGTGGAGCGGACCACCGGCGAGATGCACACCGCGATCTACAACGGTGAGGCCATCACCGGCGGCGGCACCCGCTGCTCGGTCGGGTTCAACACCAACAAGGGCGGCCAGAACTACATCCTCGACGCCGGCCACTGCACCCGCGCGGTCTCGCAGTGGAACGTCGGGCCGTCGCAGGGCGCCAGCTTCCCGACCAACGACTACGGCCTGATCCGCAACACCTCCGGCAGCGGCCCCGGCGCGGTCACCCTGTGGAACGGTTCGACCCAGAAGATCTCCTCCGCCGGTTCCGCGACCGTCGGGCAGCGGATCAGCAAGAGCGGCAGCACCACCCGCCTCACCTCGGGTTCGGTCCAGCGGCTCAACGTCACCGTGAACTACGCCGAAGGCTCCGTGTACCAGCTGATCCAGACCAACGCGCTGGTCAACCCCGGCGACTCGGGCGGCTGCCTGTTCTCCGGGAGCATCGGCCTGGGCATCACCTCCGGCAAGGGCGGCGGAAGCTCGTACTTCCAGCCGATCGGCGAGGCCCTGAGCGCCTACAGCGTCACGCTCAACCCGTAA
- a CDS encoding LysR family transcriptional regulator, whose translation MDLLALRYFQTVARLEHVGRAAEKLRVAQPSLSRTLARLENDLGVPLFDRHGRRIRLNRFGAAFLRRVDRVLAELDDARQELDDAAGLERGTVTVAAESLLVLTEPLRTFIPGHPLVDVRLSQSSAEGMAERLRSGDVDLCITSQPLSGDDIRSRVLLDEVVMLCVPSGHRLAGRGRVGLADLEGEPFLTTRPGYWQRALVDHLFAKAGLELHIVCEGDEAAVLFQLIDAGLGVALVPSLGLRADTSPTVVWLEVDDPECRRVLSVAWREDTYLSAAARRFREHTVEHFRAQAEAGPGRADQGPASGGVTG comes from the coding sequence GTGGATCTTCTGGCGCTCCGGTACTTCCAGACGGTCGCCCGGCTCGAACACGTCGGCCGTGCCGCCGAGAAGCTGCGTGTCGCGCAGCCCTCGCTCAGCCGGACGTTGGCCCGGCTGGAAAACGACCTCGGCGTCCCCCTGTTCGACCGCCACGGCCGCCGGATCCGGCTCAACCGGTTCGGCGCCGCGTTCCTCCGCCGCGTCGACCGGGTACTGGCCGAACTCGACGACGCCCGGCAGGAACTCGACGACGCCGCCGGGCTGGAACGCGGCACGGTCACCGTCGCGGCCGAAAGCCTGCTCGTCCTCACCGAACCGCTGCGCACCTTCATTCCCGGTCATCCGCTGGTGGACGTGCGGCTGTCCCAGTCGTCGGCGGAGGGGATGGCGGAAAGACTCCGATCCGGTGACGTCGATCTGTGCATCACGTCGCAACCGTTGTCCGGCGACGACATCCGAAGCCGGGTGTTGCTCGACGAAGTCGTGATGCTCTGCGTGCCGTCCGGTCACCGGCTGGCCGGACGCGGCCGCGTCGGTCTCGCGGACCTCGAAGGAGAGCCGTTCCTCACCACGCGGCCCGGTTACTGGCAGCGCGCACTCGTGGATCACCTCTTCGCGAAGGCCGGCCTCGAACTCCACATCGTCTGCGAGGGCGACGAAGCCGCCGTGCTCTTCCAGCTCATCGACGCGGGTCTCGGCGTCGCGCTCGTGCCTTCCCTCGGCCTGCGGGCCGACACCAGCCCGACGGTGGTGTGGCTCGAGGTCGACGACCCCGAATGCCGTCGCGTGCTCAGCGTCGCGTGGCGCGAGGACACGTACCTTTCCGCGGCCGCCCGGCGCTTTCGGGAGCACACCGTCGAACACTTCCGTGCACAGGCCGAAGCCGGGCCCGGTCGCGCTGACCAGGGCCCGGCTTCGGGAGGTGTTACGGGTTGA
- a CDS encoding multicopper oxidase family protein encodes MSRGLPRRTFLGLAGGAGVLLAAGLTAPRLLAQGSPGTGELLRSGLPLPEPFRVPLPIPPVLRPQRTADTDHYTITQRAATAEILPGVRTPIWGYDGIFPGPTIESRRDRTAVVHHRNELPVPTVVHLHGGHTPADSDGYPTDLVLPLSGWNAGHAGHSMTDARARLSNGSRDYVFPLRQRAATLWYHDHRMDFTGPAVYRGLAGFHLVRDDEEESLGLPSGERELPLMIADRSFDEHGAFAYPSLDRTLRTTPGVESAYVEGVFGDVILVNGAPWPVHEVAAVRYRLRILNASNARRYDLALDPPPPGGGGFVQIGADQGLLDTPREHDHLPIAPAERYDLVVDFGRYPVGTEVTLVNRLGTGSTAQVMRFVVARRAPDESRVPAKLGEIPPLTREQATTTREFSFRAGTVHGREGWVIGGEPFSPDLMSASPRLGEAEIWRFVADIHHPVHLHLVGFRILSRGGRPPGPFDGGIKDTVDLSPGESVEVIARFDGYRGRYVFHCHNAEHEDMAMMANFEVV; translated from the coding sequence ATGAGCCGCGGGCTCCCCCGCCGGACGTTCCTCGGGCTCGCCGGCGGAGCGGGTGTCCTCCTCGCCGCGGGGCTCACCGCTCCCCGGCTGCTCGCGCAGGGTTCGCCGGGCACCGGCGAGTTGCTGCGCAGCGGGCTCCCCTTGCCGGAGCCGTTCCGGGTACCGCTGCCGATCCCGCCGGTCTTGCGTCCACAAAGGACAGCGGACACCGATCACTACACGATCACCCAGCGCGCGGCGACGGCCGAGATCCTCCCGGGCGTCCGGACACCGATCTGGGGCTATGACGGGATCTTCCCCGGCCCGACGATCGAATCACGGCGGGACCGGACCGCCGTGGTCCACCATCGCAACGAACTTCCCGTCCCGACCGTCGTCCATCTGCACGGCGGGCACACGCCCGCCGACTCCGACGGCTACCCGACCGACCTCGTCCTGCCGCTGTCCGGCTGGAACGCCGGCCATGCCGGGCACAGCATGACCGATGCCCGCGCCCGGCTCTCGAACGGCTCGCGTGACTACGTTTTCCCGTTGCGGCAACGGGCCGCGACCCTCTGGTACCACGACCATCGCATGGACTTCACCGGTCCCGCCGTGTACCGGGGGCTCGCCGGTTTCCATCTGGTCCGCGACGACGAGGAGGAGTCACTGGGGCTGCCGTCCGGGGAGCGCGAACTGCCGCTGATGATCGCCGACCGCTCCTTCGACGAGCACGGCGCCTTCGCGTATCCGTCTCTCGACCGGACGCTGCGGACCACACCGGGAGTGGAAAGTGCTTACGTGGAGGGCGTTTTCGGTGACGTCATCCTCGTCAACGGCGCGCCGTGGCCGGTGCACGAGGTGGCGGCCGTGCGATACCGGCTCCGGATCCTCAACGCCTCCAACGCCCGCCGCTACGACCTGGCGCTGGATCCGCCACCGCCCGGCGGGGGCGGTTTCGTCCAGATCGGCGCCGACCAAGGCCTCCTCGACACACCTCGCGAGCACGACCATCTGCCCATTGCACCCGCGGAGCGGTACGACCTCGTCGTGGACTTCGGCCGGTATCCGGTCGGGACCGAAGTCACCCTGGTGAACCGGCTCGGCACCGGCTCGACCGCTCAGGTCATGCGGTTCGTCGTCGCCCGCCGCGCGCCGGACGAAAGCCGGGTTCCGGCGAAGCTGGGCGAAATCCCGCCGCTCACTCGCGAGCAGGCCACGACCACGCGCGAGTTCTCGTTCCGCGCCGGGACCGTCCACGGACGAGAGGGCTGGGTGATCGGCGGGGAACCGTTCTCGCCGGACCTGATGTCGGCGAGCCCGCGCCTCGGCGAGGCGGAGATCTGGCGGTTCGTCGCCGACATCCATCACCCCGTGCATCTGCACCTGGTGGGGTTCCGGATCCTTTCGCGCGGCGGACGCCCGCCGGGACCGTTCGACGGTGGCATCAAGGACACCGTCGATCTCAGTCCCGGCGAGTCGGTCGAGGTCATCGCCCGCTTCGACGGCTACCGCGGCCGCTACGTCTTCCACTGCCACAACGCCGAACACGAGGACATGGCGATGATGGCGAACTTCGAAGTGGTCTGA
- a CDS encoding fumarylacetoacetate hydrolase family protein translates to MRLIRFDTEGTARTGCVEGDVVRAYDPVTGPGEIVGPLSGVRLLAPCDPRTIVCVGSNYACQLKEKGRSWPEQPALFLKAPNAVTGPGQPILHPPEVERLEYEGELAVVIGRTARNLTADDVDAHILGYTCANDVTAHDWRADGQWARAKSADTFLPLGPWITTDIENGDLGVTTRINDRIVQRSSTREMIFGVPEILAWVTRWFTLRPGDVVLTGSPAGVGPMKPGDEVTVAIEGIGELTNPVR, encoded by the coding sequence ATGCGCCTGATTCGCTTCGATACCGAGGGAACCGCCCGGACAGGGTGCGTCGAAGGCGACGTCGTCCGCGCTTACGACCCGGTCACCGGTCCCGGCGAGATCGTCGGCCCGCTGTCCGGTGTCCGGCTGCTCGCGCCGTGCGATCCGCGCACGATCGTCTGCGTCGGCAGCAACTACGCCTGCCAGCTGAAGGAAAAGGGCCGTTCCTGGCCAGAACAGCCGGCGCTGTTCCTCAAGGCTCCCAACGCCGTCACCGGTCCGGGGCAGCCGATCCTGCACCCGCCCGAGGTCGAACGCCTGGAGTACGAGGGCGAACTCGCCGTCGTCATCGGCAGGACCGCGCGGAACCTGACCGCAGACGACGTCGATGCGCACATCCTGGGCTACACCTGCGCCAACGACGTGACCGCGCACGACTGGCGGGCCGACGGCCAGTGGGCGCGGGCCAAGAGCGCCGACACGTTCCTGCCGCTCGGACCCTGGATCACCACCGACATCGAGAACGGAGACCTCGGAGTGACCACCCGGATCAACGACCGGATCGTCCAGCGGTCCAGTACCAGGGAGATGATCTTCGGCGTGCCCGAGATCCTCGCGTGGGTGACCCGCTGGTTCACCTTGCGCCCCGGTGACGTCGTGCTCACCGGCAGTCCTGCGGGCGTCGGGCCGATGAAGCCGGGGGACGAGGTCACCGTGGCGATCGAGGGGATCGGCGAGCTGACCAACCCGGTCCGCTGA
- a CDS encoding FAD-binding and (Fe-S)-binding domain-containing protein, giving the protein MTAELTRTGPLEDALSARIKGEVAFDDYTRHLFSRDASMYSIMPRGVVFPLDHEDVAAAVATAAEFGVPVVPRGAGTSLAGQTVGPGLVLDLSRYMNRILDLDPVARTAVVEPGVVQDQLNKAAAAHGLMFGPDTSTSNRATIGGMVGNNSAGSGSLTFGMTIDHIRALDVVLADGSTARLEPVSETERVRRAEADTLEGRIYRELPELVTANEDAIAKGMPVFWRRACGYRLDRLSGYGDGNPFDLAKFVVGAEGTLVLATRIEVDLVPKPKKTVYAVGHFDTTHGAISATLDALSCEPHQVELMDKTILDLSREKIEYADLGNHLVGDPAALLFVSFSGDDETVLAAKLDEVAELWERDGHGYHTLKLVTAAEQAALLKVRKSSLGLLMAAGEGTKRPLAFIEDTAVDPEHLAEYTARFKGILDEHRLDAGFYGHCSVGCLHIRPFVDLTDPAQVDTMRVVAEKIKDLVAEFGGVNSSEHGDGLARSEFNREIFGDELYEAMRQVKKLFDPAGTMNPGKIVDAPPMTENLRDRDALPPAPPLRTMLSFEVIGGGGMRDAADRCMNIGLCRKTTAGVMCPSYQVTLQEEHSTRGRANALVKALSEPDPKAALGGERLNEILDLCLMCKACKSECPMSVDMASLKAETLYQHHEEHGTPLRSRIFGSIRFLNRMGSATAPLSNVPGRIGLLRRVMERTVGIKAERPLPKFVRDNLVRWNRRRTTAPGTAGTVNWLADSFTTFTEPQIGKAAIELLESAGWAVELASGGCCGRSSLSKGLLDDAKKKAAGLVTSLARDTEPGSPIVGCEPSCVFTLRDETLALLPELPEARQVKERVRQVEELLVEAIDDGRLKLPERSWLSGRRVVFHGHCHQKAEVGTVATMALLRRIPGLEVAEIDSGCCGMAGSFGFEAEHYETSMAVGRDRLFPALEKEPEETLVAATGVSCRQQIFHGAGRTAWHPLELVREALGGS; this is encoded by the coding sequence ATGACAGCCGAACTGACCCGTACCGGCCCGCTCGAAGACGCGCTGTCCGCGCGGATCAAGGGGGAAGTCGCCTTCGACGACTACACGCGCCACCTGTTCTCCCGCGACGCGAGCATGTACTCGATCATGCCGCGTGGCGTCGTGTTCCCCCTCGATCACGAGGACGTCGCCGCGGCCGTCGCCACCGCGGCGGAGTTCGGCGTGCCCGTCGTCCCGCGCGGGGCGGGCACCAGCCTCGCCGGGCAGACCGTCGGCCCCGGGCTGGTGCTGGACCTCTCCCGGTACATGAACCGGATCCTCGATCTCGATCCCGTCGCGCGCACGGCCGTCGTCGAACCCGGTGTCGTCCAAGACCAGCTGAACAAGGCTGCGGCCGCCCACGGGCTGATGTTCGGGCCGGACACCTCCACCAGCAACCGCGCCACCATCGGCGGGATGGTCGGCAACAACTCGGCGGGTTCCGGGTCGCTGACCTTCGGCATGACCATCGACCACATCCGCGCGCTGGACGTCGTCCTCGCCGACGGTTCCACCGCCCGCCTGGAACCGGTGAGCGAGACCGAACGCGTGCGTCGTGCCGAGGCGGACACCCTCGAAGGCCGTATCTACCGCGAACTGCCCGAACTCGTCACCGCGAACGAGGACGCCATCGCCAAGGGCATGCCGGTGTTCTGGCGGCGCGCCTGCGGCTACCGGCTCGACCGCCTCTCCGGGTACGGCGACGGCAATCCCTTCGACCTGGCCAAATTCGTGGTCGGCGCCGAAGGCACCCTCGTGCTGGCCACCCGGATCGAAGTCGATCTGGTGCCCAAGCCGAAGAAGACCGTCTACGCGGTCGGGCATTTCGACACCACACATGGCGCGATCTCGGCCACGCTCGACGCGCTCAGCTGCGAGCCGCATCAGGTCGAGCTGATGGACAAGACCATCCTCGACCTGTCGCGGGAGAAGATCGAGTACGCCGATCTCGGCAACCATCTCGTCGGCGACCCGGCGGCGCTGCTGTTCGTGTCCTTCTCCGGCGACGACGAGACCGTCCTGGCGGCGAAACTCGACGAGGTCGCCGAACTCTGGGAGCGCGACGGGCACGGCTATCACACGCTCAAGCTGGTCACGGCCGCCGAGCAGGCGGCGCTGCTCAAGGTGCGCAAGTCCAGTCTCGGCTTGCTGATGGCGGCGGGCGAGGGCACCAAACGGCCGCTGGCGTTCATCGAGGACACCGCCGTCGACCCCGAGCACCTGGCTGAGTACACCGCGCGGTTCAAGGGGATCCTCGACGAACACCGCCTCGACGCCGGGTTCTACGGGCACTGTTCGGTCGGCTGCCTGCACATCCGGCCGTTCGTCGACCTCACCGATCCCGCGCAGGTCGACACGATGCGCGTGGTAGCGGAGAAGATCAAGGACCTCGTCGCCGAATTCGGCGGCGTGAACTCGTCCGAACACGGCGACGGTCTGGCCCGCTCGGAGTTCAACCGCGAGATCTTCGGTGACGAACTCTACGAAGCCATGCGCCAGGTCAAGAAACTGTTCGACCCCGCGGGCACGATGAACCCCGGCAAGATCGTCGACGCGCCCCCGATGACCGAGAACCTTCGTGACCGCGACGCCCTGCCGCCCGCGCCGCCGTTGCGGACCATGTTGTCGTTCGAGGTCATCGGCGGAGGCGGGATGCGCGACGCCGCCGACCGTTGCATGAACATCGGGCTGTGCCGCAAGACCACCGCCGGCGTGATGTGCCCGTCCTACCAGGTCACCTTGCAGGAGGAGCATTCCACGCGCGGTCGTGCCAACGCCTTGGTCAAGGCGCTCTCGGAGCCGGACCCGAAGGCCGCGCTCGGCGGGGAGCGGCTCAACGAGATCCTCGATCTGTGCCTGATGTGCAAGGCATGCAAGAGCGAATGCCCGATGAGCGTCGACATGGCGTCGCTCAAGGCCGAGACGCTGTACCAGCATCACGAGGAGCACGGCACCCCGCTGCGGTCGCGGATCTTCGGCTCGATCCGGTTCCTCAACCGGATGGGCTCGGCCACCGCGCCACTGTCCAATGTGCCCGGCCGGATCGGCTTGCTGCGCAGGGTGATGGAGCGGACCGTCGGGATCAAGGCCGAGCGTCCGCTACCGAAGTTCGTCCGGGACAACCTCGTGCGCTGGAACCGCCGTCGTACCACGGCCCCTGGGACGGCGGGAACGGTGAACTGGCTGGCGGACTCGTTCACCACCTTCACCGAACCGCAGATCGGCAAGGCGGCCATCGAGTTGCTCGAAAGCGCCGGCTGGGCGGTGGAACTCGCTTCCGGCGGCTGTTGCGGGCGGTCGAGCCTGTCCAAGGGCCTGCTCGACGACGCCAAGAAGAAGGCGGCCGGTTTGGTCACGTCGCTGGCCCGCGACACCGAACCCGGATCGCCGATCGTCGGATGCGAGCCGTCGTGCGTGTTCACCCTGCGGGACGAGACTTTGGCGCTGCTGCCGGAACTTCCCGAAGCGCGGCAGGTCAAGGAGCGAGTCCGCCAGGTCGAGGAATTACTCGTCGAGGCCATCGACGACGGCAGGCTGAAGCTGCCGGAGCGATCGTGGCTCAGCGGGCGACGCGTGGTCTTCCACGGCCACTGCCATCAGAAGGCGGAGGTCGGCACTGTCGCCACGATGGCGCTCCTGCGCCGTATCCCGGGGCTGGAGGTCGCCGAGATCGACTCCGGATGCTGCGGGATGGCGGGCTCGTTCGGCTTCGAGGCCGAGCATTACGAGACGTCGATGGCCGTCGGCCGTGACCGTCTTTTCCCGGCGCTGGAAAAGGAACCGGAGGAGACGCTGGTCGCCGCCACCGGGGTTTCGTGCCGCCAGCAGATCTTCCACGGGGCGGGCCGGACGGCGTGGCACCCGCTCGAACTCGTCCGCGAAGCGCTGGGTGGTTCGTGA
- a CDS encoding pyridoxal-phosphate-dependent aminotransferase family protein produces MTYAAGRHFLQIPGPTNVPDVVLRAMSAATIDHRGPEFQELAKQLLHDIKPVFGTTNPVVIYPATGTGAWEAALTNTLSPGDTVLAFETGHFATLWQEMARGLGLHVDFVPGDWRHGADPEVVAERLAADTAHRIKAVCVVHNETSTGVASRIPEIRAAIDAAGHPALLLVDTISSLGSIDYRHDEWGVDVTVAGSQKGLMLPPGMSFNAISDKALNAAKTACLPKIFWDWGPMLTANERGFFPYTPNTNLMYGLREALRLLYDEGLENVFARHARHAAATRAAVRGWGLEVLCQDEREHSGSLTAVLVPEDVDADKVRAIILDRFDMSLGAGLGKLAGKIFRIGHLGAFNDLTLAGTLAGVQMGLTLAGVPADPRGLQDALELLQND; encoded by the coding sequence ATGACATACGCAGCCGGACGTCACTTCCTGCAGATCCCGGGCCCGACGAACGTCCCGGACGTGGTGCTCCGGGCGATGTCGGCGGCCACCATCGACCACCGCGGACCCGAGTTCCAGGAGCTGGCCAAGCAGCTGCTGCACGACATCAAGCCCGTCTTCGGCACCACGAACCCGGTGGTCATCTACCCCGCCACCGGGACCGGCGCGTGGGAGGCGGCCCTGACCAACACGCTCAGCCCCGGCGACACCGTCCTCGCCTTCGAGACCGGCCACTTCGCCACGCTGTGGCAGGAAATGGCGCGGGGCCTCGGGCTGCACGTCGACTTCGTGCCGGGGGACTGGCGGCACGGCGCCGATCCCGAGGTGGTCGCCGAGCGGCTCGCCGCCGACACCGCGCACCGGATCAAGGCCGTCTGCGTGGTCCACAACGAGACCTCCACCGGTGTCGCCAGCCGGATCCCGGAGATCCGCGCCGCGATCGACGCCGCCGGGCACCCCGCGTTGCTGCTGGTCGACACCATCTCCTCGCTGGGCTCGATCGACTACCGGCACGACGAATGGGGGGTCGACGTCACCGTCGCGGGCTCGCAGAAGGGCCTCATGCTCCCGCCGGGCATGAGTTTCAACGCGATCAGCGACAAGGCCCTCAACGCCGCCAAAACCGCGTGCCTGCCGAAGATCTTCTGGGACTGGGGGCCGATGCTCACCGCGAACGAGCGTGGCTTCTTCCCCTACACGCCCAACACCAACCTCATGTACGGGCTGCGGGAGGCCTTGCGCCTGCTCTACGACGAGGGTCTCGAGAACGTCTTCGCGCGCCACGCCCGGCACGCCGCCGCCACGCGAGCCGCCGTGCGCGGCTGGGGGCTGGAGGTCCTCTGCCAGGACGAGCGCGAACATTCCGGTTCACTGACCGCGGTCCTGGTCCCCGAAGACGTCGACGCCGACAAGGTCCGCGCGATCATCCTCGACCGGTTCGACATGTCCTTGGGCGCGGGACTGGGCAAACTCGCCGGGAAGATCTTCCGGATCGGGCATCTTGGCGCGTTCAACGACCTCACGCTCGCCGGAACCCTCGCCGGTGTCCAAATGGGACTCACGCTCGCCGGGGTCCCCGCCGATCCACGCGGGCTGCAGGACGCCCTCGAACTGCTGCAGAACGACTGA
- a CDS encoding SLC13 family permease, with amino-acid sequence MSIQLVTVVALALVFLIATVLPVHMGALAFVAAFVIGTAFVGESTDDIVSGFPGDLFVILVGVTLLFAIAKGNGTVDRLVHLVVRAVGGRIALIPWVMFVVTATLTAVGAVVPAAVAIIAPIGMGFARRYAINPMLMGLLIINGASAGGFSPISIFGSIVNGVVARDNLPSNPGLLFASSFVFNLLLSAIVFFLFGGRELIRRSAAAKTEVVAQPAAALALSGASAGATMTEVPAPSPTSGGTDEPEERLPLTRDHVFTLIGLAALAVGALVFKLDVGFTALTVATVLSLVSPGSAKAAVSEVAWPTVLLICGIVTFVSLMERVGTIDWLGNLVTRIGSPLLAAILICAIGAVVSAFASTTGILGALIPLAVPFLLAGEVGAVSMIIALAISSSVVDSSPFSTSGALVVANAPAGQNDKTFRGLMIWGFSMCAIAPITTWLLFILPGWG; translated from the coding sequence ATGTCCATACAACTCGTCACAGTCGTGGCGCTCGCCCTGGTGTTCCTGATCGCGACCGTGCTCCCCGTCCACATGGGAGCGCTGGCGTTCGTCGCGGCGTTCGTGATCGGCACGGCGTTCGTCGGGGAAAGCACCGACGACATCGTTTCGGGGTTCCCCGGCGATCTCTTCGTCATCCTGGTCGGGGTGACGCTGCTGTTCGCGATAGCCAAAGGCAACGGCACCGTCGACCGGCTGGTGCACCTGGTGGTGCGCGCCGTCGGCGGGCGGATCGCCCTGATCCCCTGGGTGATGTTCGTGGTCACCGCGACCTTGACCGCGGTCGGCGCGGTGGTGCCCGCCGCGGTGGCGATCATCGCCCCGATCGGCATGGGCTTCGCCCGCCGCTACGCGATCAACCCGATGCTGATGGGCCTGCTGATCATCAACGGCGCCAGCGCGGGCGGCTTCTCCCCCATCAGCATCTTCGGCAGCATCGTCAACGGCGTCGTCGCGCGCGACAACCTGCCGAGCAATCCGGGACTGTTGTTCGCGTCTTCCTTCGTCTTCAACCTGCTGCTGAGTGCCATCGTGTTCTTCCTTTTCGGCGGCCGCGAACTGATCCGCCGCTCTGCGGCCGCCAAGACCGAGGTGGTCGCTCAGCCCGCCGCGGCGCTCGCGCTCAGCGGTGCTTCGGCCGGCGCGACCATGACCGAAGTCCCGGCGCCGTCGCCCACCAGCGGTGGAACCGACGAGCCCGAGGAGCGCCTTCCGCTCACTCGCGACCATGTGTTCACCCTGATCGGACTGGCGGCACTCGCGGTCGGCGCGCTGGTGTTCAAACTCGACGTCGGGTTCACCGCGCTGACCGTGGCGACGGTGCTGTCGCTGGTCTCGCCGGGTTCGGCGAAGGCGGCCGTCAGCGAGGTGGCGTGGCCGACGGTGCTGTTGATCTGCGGGATCGTCACGTTCGTCTCGCTGATGGAACGGGTCGGCACGATCGACTGGCTGGGCAACCTGGTGACGCGGATCGGTTCACCCCTGCTGGCCGCGATCCTCATCTGTGCGATCGGCGCGGTGGTTTCGGCGTTCGCGTCGACGACGGGGATCCTCGGCGCGCTCATCCCGCTCGCGGTGCCGTTCCTGCTGGCGGGCGAGGTCGGCGCGGTGAGCATGATCATCGCGCTGGCCATCTCGTCTTCGGTCGTCGACTCGTCGCCGTTCTCGACCAGCGGCGCCCTCGTCGTGGCCAACGCGCCGGCCGGTCAGAACGACAAGACGTTCCGGGGACTGATGATCTGGGGATTCAGTATGTGCGCGATCGCGCCCATCACGACCTGGCTGCTGTTCATCCTGCCCGGCTGGGGCTGA
- a CDS encoding GntR family transcriptional regulator, protein MTTSSTTAASADVVRHEDGRIVAPPSMADLATQALRAMILSGELPPGTRLVEAKLTERLGVSRPPLREALQVLAFEGLVVPHPRRGVIVRPLTRHDVYEIITLREELEAFAVRIGIPVRSPERLQACRNALAAFEQAGLDGDEGVFTQRKYDFHQSIVALAGHERVTEAYRALSLQMQLCMALNRSARRDGESLMQNVERHRELLAVIEEGDPEAVLKALADHGHGSFLDAVVDQLDGGSPESEQWLAERRSR, encoded by the coding sequence ATGACCACGAGTTCGACGACTGCGGCTTCGGCTGACGTGGTGCGGCACGAAGACGGCCGGATCGTCGCACCGCCGAGTATGGCCGATCTGGCCACCCAGGCGCTGCGCGCGATGATCCTTTCCGGCGAACTCCCGCCCGGTACGCGGCTGGTCGAGGCCAAGCTCACCGAGCGGCTCGGCGTTTCCCGCCCGCCGCTGCGCGAAGCGTTGCAGGTCTTGGCCTTCGAGGGGCTCGTCGTGCCCCATCCGCGGCGCGGGGTCATCGTCCGCCCCCTGACCCGGCACGACGTGTACGAAATCATCACCCTGCGCGAAGAACTCGAAGCCTTCGCCGTCCGGATCGGGATCCCGGTCCGTTCGCCGGAGCGGCTGCAGGCCTGCCGGAACGCCTTGGCCGCCTTCGAGCAAGCCGGCCTCGACGGTGACGAGGGTGTCTTCACTCAGCGCAAGTACGACTTCCATCAGTCGATCGTGGCGCTGGCAGGCCATGAGCGTGTCACCGAGGCGTATCGCGCCCTTTCCCTGCAGATGCAGCTGTGCATGGCGCTCAACCGCAGTGCCCGCCGCGACGGCGAATCGCTGATGCAGAACGTCGAGCGGCATCGCGAACTGCTCGCCGTCATCGAGGAGGGTGATCCCGAGGCGGTCTTGAAGGCGCTGGCCGACCACGGGCACGGCAGCTTCCTCGACGCGGTCGTCGATCAGCTCGACGGCGGCAGCCCCGAATCCGAGCAGTGGCTGGCCGAGCGCCGATCCCGCTAG